CGTTCGCGGACGTGGTCAAAATCGGCCGCACCCATCTGCAGGATGCGACCCCGCTGACGCTGGGCCAGGAAATCAGCGGCTGGGTGCGCATGCTGGACAAGGGCGAGCGGAACATCCGCGCCAGCAGCGAGGAGCTGCGCGAGCTGGCGATCGGCGGGACGGCCGTCGGCACGGGGCTGAACGCGCATCCCGAATTCGGGGACCGGGCGGCGGCGGCGATCGGCCGGTTGACGGGGCAAACGTTCGTCAGCGCATCGAACAAATTTCAGGCGCTGACAAGCCACGACGAGCTCGTGTTCGTCCATGGCGCATTCAAGGCGCTTGCCGCGGATCTGATGAAGATCGCCAACGACGTCCGCTGGCTGGCGAGCGGACCGCGCAGCGGCATCGGCGAAATCCGCATCCCGGAAAACGAGCCGGGCAGCTCGATCATGCCGGGCAAGGTGAATCCGACGCAGAGCGAGGCGCTCACGATGGTCGTCTGCCAGGTGATGGGCAACGACGCGGCGATCGGCTTCGCCGCCAGCCAGGGCAATTTCGAGCTGAACGTGTTCAAGCCAGTCATCATCCACAATTTCCTGCAGTCGGCCCGGCTGCTCGCGGATGCGATCGTTTCCTTCGACGAGCACTGCGCCGCCGGCATCGAGCCGAACCGGGAGACGATCGCCCGGCATGTGGAGCGTTCGCTCATGCTCGTAACGGCGCTGAACCCGCATATCGGCTACGAGAACGCGGCGGCGATCGCCAAGGCCGCCCATAAGGAAGGGCTCACGCTGCGCGAGGCGGCGATCCGATCCGGGCTGATCTCGGCGGACAAGTTCGACGAGGTCGTCCGCCCCGAGGAGATGATCCGGCCGAAGGCGTAAAGAAGCGGGGCGGCGAGGACGGGCTCCCGCTTCGCATGCGCTCCGGCGGTGATTGTCTCCGGCCGCCGGCGCGGCATTCGCCCCAGCCGCACGGGATGGCGGAAAAAGGCGGCAATGCTCGCGGTCCGGCGCAAAATGGCTTTGCGTAAACCGCTCTTTTCAAGTATGATGAATAGAAAAGAAAAGTCAGGTACTGGCTGTCAAAGGAGCATTTTCGCACATGAATTCGAAAACCGGTCATTGCAAGATCGTCGACTGCACGATTCGCGACGGCGGACTCGTCAACAATTGGGATTTCAGCGTCGAGTTCGTGCAGCATCTGTATGCCTGCCTGAACGATGCGGGCGTCGACTACATGGAGGTCGGCTACAAAAATTCGCCGAAGCTGCTGAAGGGCGCCGAATCCGCGGGCCCGTGGCGGTTCCTCGACGACGAGTTTCTGCGCAAGGTCATTCCGCAGAAGCTGAACACGAAGCTGTCCGCGCTCGTCGATGTGGGCCGCGTGGACGAGAACGACATTTTGCCGCGCGAACAGAGCCTGCTCGACCTGATCCGCGTCGCCTGTTATATCCAGGATGTGGACAAGGCGCTTGAGCTGGTCCAGCTGTTCCACGACCGCGGCTACGAGACGACGCTGAATATTATGGCGCTGTCGAACGTCATGGAAAATCAGCTGGAGGAAGCGTTCGAGCACATCGCGGCAAGCGTCGTCGACGTCGTCTACGTCGTCGATTCGTACGGCAGCCTCGACCCGAACGACTACACCTATCTTGTCGATAAGTTCCGGAAGCATCTGCCGAACAAACGGCTCGGCGTGCATACGCACAACAACATGCAGCTGGCTTTCGCCAACACGCTCATCTCCGCCGAGAAAGGCGTCGAGCTGCTGGACGCATCGGTATACGGCATGGGCCGCGCGGCGGGCAACTGCCCGACGGAGCTGCTTGTGGCACACTTGAAGAATACGAAGTACAACGTCCGTCCGGTGCTGGACATGATCGAGAAGTATATGATTCCGCTCCGCGAGAAGGAAGAGTGGGGCTATATCATTCCGTACATGATTACCGGCATGCTGGACGAGCATCCGCGGTCGGCGATGACGCTGCGCGATTCGGCCGACAAGGACAAATGCGTCGATTTTTACGACAAGCTGACGACGCCTGAAGTGCTGCACAGCAAATAGACCGGCACCGGCCGTTAAGGGCCGTTCCGACAAGCGACCAACAGCCGGAAGACGGCTTCGCGGCCGCGCGGAACGGCTCTTTTCGCGCCTGAGGACGCCGGAGGGAGGGGAGCGGCTTGACGTTCGAGAAAATTTCGTCCCGGAAAATATACGAGCAAATCGCCGACCGGCTGAAGCAGCATATTCTCGAAGGAGGCTGGAAGCGGGGAGACAAGCTGCCTTCGACGAAGGAACTGTCCGAGCAGTTCCAGGTCGGCCGCTCCACGATGCGGGAAGCGCTCAGTGCGCTGAAAGCGATGGGATTGATCGAGATCCGCCAGGGCGAAGGCTGCTTCGTCCGCTCGGCCGACCCGTCCGAGCTGGAGATGCCGAGCTTCGCTCCGCTGCTGCTTGGCAAAGACGCGATCTTCGAGCTGATGGAGGCGAGGATGGCGCTCGAGGCGGCCAACGCTTCGATTGCCGCGACGCGCCGGACGGAAGAGGACCTCGCCGCTTTTCGCGCGCTTCTCCATTCGATGCAGGAGCGGCTCGGCGACGAGGCGTACGGCGAAGCGGCCGATATCGAATTTCACCGGCTGATGTCCAAAGCGACGCACAATTCCATCATGGTGCGCCTGCTCGAAACGATCTCGTCGCAGATGGAAGCCGCGATCCGCGACGCCCGCCGCATCCAGCTATACGGCAGCAAGAAGGTATCCGTCCGGCTGTGGGAAGAGCATGAAGCGATCTTCCAAGCGGTCGAAGCGGAAAATCCCGCCCGCGCCGAATCGGAGATGCGCTCGCATTTGGCGCATGTCGAGCGGGTGCTTCGCGAGTACGTGCAGTAATGCCCGGCATAACCTGCACGCAGCCTCTCGCGGATTGCCGGGCTTGATCGAGTCCCGAGGCAATGAACCGATGAAGCGGTTCGTTTATTCCGCGTGCACGCGCAGCTGCTGAAGGCCGCGGAACACAAGATTCGGCCGCCAGGACGGCGCTTCGTCCGCTGCCTTCATACCCGGCAGACTCCGGAATAACGCGGTCAGCGCAATTTCGCCCTCCATCCGGGCGAGCGGCGCTCCGAGGCAGTAATGGGCGCCCGTCGCAAACGCCAGATGGCGGTTCGGCGTGCGGGCGATGTCGAACCGGTCCGAATCGCCGCCGAATTCGGCGGGGTCCCGGTTGGCGGCGCCGAGCATCACGTTGACGAACTGCCCGCGGCGGATCGTCCGTCCGCCGATTTGAACGTCTTCGGCGGCGATCCGCCCCGTCATCTGCACCGGACTCTCGAAGCGCAGCATTTCCTCGACCGCGGAGCCGATAAGCTCCGGCTGAAGCCGCAGCCTTTCCTGCTGTTCCGGATGCCGAAGCAGCGCAAGCGCGCCGTTGCCGATCAGGTTGACGGTCGTTTCATGCCCCGCGACGAGCAGCAGAATGCAGTTCGAGATCAGCTCGTCCTCGGTCAGCCGGTCTTCATTTTGCTGGATGGCCAGCAGATCGGAAAGCATGTCCTCCCGAGGCTGCTTGCGCCGTTCGGCGGCAAGCTGGCGAAAATAGGCCGTCATGTCGCCGATCACCTGCCCGGCGTGCGTCATAAATCCGGGCGGCTGATCCGTAACATCAAGCAGCTTCGCGACCGTGTTCGACCAGCCCTTGAACAGCTCGCGGTCCTCCGGCGGTACGCCGAGCATTTCCGCAATCACGATGACGGGCAGCGGAAAGGCGAAGGCTTCGATGAGATCGGGCGTGCCCGATTCCGCCGTCAGCCCGGCGGCGAGATCGTCCGCAATGGAGCGGATGCGGGGGCGCAGTCGTTCCATTGTCCGCGGCGTGAAAGCGTGCGAGACGAGCCCGCGAAGCCGGGTATGGGTCGGCGGATCGCGGAACAGCATCCAGTTGGCCGTCAGATCGACGAACGGCTTCCAATCGGGCAGCGGCGTCTGCACCTGCATGTCCGGAACCGCATTGGCCGCCTCGCGGACGAACGACGGGCTTTTCAAAATCGTTTGCACATCCTCATGTCTGGCGGCGACCCAAATATACCGGTCCTCCATATAGAACAGCGGCTCGTTTTGCACCAAATACGCATAGAACGGATACGGATCGGCATGCAGCTCGCCGTTGTATTCCCGGAACCATTCGGCTTTGGCACGATCGTCCCAAATCTTTGTGTCAGCGTCCAACATCCACACACTCCTTCAGTTGCATAATCAGCCGAAGCTGCACGTTATGGATTCGCCACCCTTCCTGAATTTCCCTTTATTTACATCTTGTCTTATTGTCGCCGCCGTACCGCTTTCAAACCGCCTTTTTCCTGCTTCCATCCTGCTGCTCTCCCGCCATCACCGGGTATCAACCAGCTAATTCCCGCCTCCATCTATATCCCCTCGTTCCGATACCGCTGAGTCCCGCTTTCAACTGGACCCTCCGTTCCTAAGCTGCTGACTCCCGCTTTCCATTCCGTAAACCGTCTGCTCTTATTCTGCTGGCTTTTGCCGCCGCTTCCGCTTCCGCTAGGCTAAACCGAACGTGCCGAGATCGCAAAATTCACTTTTCAATGCACTACTTGTCTGATAAGCTGATAATATAAACGAAGGAAGGGAAGAAGATTTCATGAAAGTTTCGCTATTTATCACCTGCCTTGCGGACCAGCTTTATCCGGAGGTCGGTGAAAGCGTTGTCCGGCTGCTGCACGATTACGGCTGCGAGGTCGATTTTCCCGAGCTGCAGACGTGCTGCGGACAGCCCGCCTTCAACAGCGGATACCAGGACGAGGCGCGGGAAGTGGCGCGAAATCTGATCCGCGCGTTCGAGCACAGCGATTACGTCGTGTCGCCCTCGGGCTCCTGCACCGGAATGGTGCACCATTATTATCCTTATCTTTTCGAGAACGAGCCGGAATGGAAGTCGAAAGCGGAAGCGCTTATCGATAAAATGTACGAGTTTTCGCAGTTTATCGTTCGGGTGCTCGGCGTGACGGACGTCGGCGCGGCGTTTCCCCATAAAGTGACCTATCATCCTTCGTGCCACGCGTCGCGCCTGCTCGGCGTCACCGAGGAGCCGGCGGAGCTGCTGGGCGCCGTTAAGGGAATGGAATTCGTCGAGCTGCCGCGCAAGCAGGACTGCTGCGGCTTCGGCGGCACGTTTGCGGTCAAAATGGCCGACATGTCGGAGGCGATGGTGTGCGAGAAAGCGGCGTGCGTCTGCGAGACGGGCGCGGAGGTGCTTGTCGGCACCGATATGGGCTGCCTGATGAACATCGGCGGACGGCTGAACAAGGAAGGCCGGCCCGTCAAAGTCATGCATTTGGCGCAGCTGCTCGAGGAAGGGAGAAGAGCATAGATGGATAGGAGGCAATCGGCTAACCAGCCGAAGCTGATGGCGGAAGGGGCGGTCGCGGGCGCAGCGCACGATCCGGCGGCCGCCGCAATCGGCTCGGGGCTGAAGAAGCGGACGAAGGAAGCGCTCGCCAACGATTTTCTGCGCAAGGCGGTCGCCTTTACGACCGACAAGCTGCGCAGCGGCAAGCTGAACGCGACGGACGAATTCGGCGATTGGGAGGCGTGGCGCGAGCGCGGCCGGGCGATCCGGCAGCATACGGTCTCCCATCTCGATTATTATCTCGGCCAGTTCGCCGATAACGTGGCGGCAAACGGCGGCAGCGTCTACTTCTGCGAAGGCGCGGACGACGCGGTGCGCGTCTTTATGGAGATCGCAAGGCGCAAGCAGGCGAAGCTGGTGGCGAAGGGCAAGTCGATGGTATCGGAGGAAATCCATCTAAACCATCATCTGGAGGAGGACGGGATCGAGGCGATCGAGACCGATCTCGGCGAATATATTTTGCAGCTGGCGAAGGAGACGCCTTCCCATCTCATCATTCCCGCGATCCATAAAAACAAGCGGCAGATCGCCGACCTGTTCGAGGAGGACGCGGGACGGCCGTTCGAGCCGGATACGAAGACGCTGGCCGCATATGCGAAGCAGAAGCTGCGGAACTATTTTCTCGAGGCGGATATCGGGCTGACCGGCTGCAATTTCGGCGTGGCGGAGTCCGGCTCGATTACGCTCGTCTCCAACGAGGGCAACGGGCGGATGGTGTCGACGCTGCCGAAGACGCACGTCGTGGTCATGGGCATGGAGCGCCTCGTGCCGACGTTCGAGGATCTCGAGGTGGTGCTTAACCTGCTGGCGCGCAGCGCAACGGGACAAAAGCTGACGACGTACACGTCGATCGTCACGGGACCGCGGCGCGAAGGCGACCTTGACGGGCCGGAGGAGCTGCATGTTATTATTTTGGATAACGGCCGTTCGGCGCAGCTCGGCGATCCGATTTTCCAGGACGTATTGAACTGCATCCGCTGCGCGGCCTGCCTGAACGTCTGCCCGGTGTACCGTCAGGTCGGCGGCCATACGTACGGCTCCGTCTACAGCGGGCCGATCGGAGCGGTGCTGACGCCGCTGCTGCAGCAGGACATGAAGGAGGCGGGGACGCTCGCTTACGCGTCGAGCCTGTGCGGCGCCTGCTACGAGGCGTGTCCGGTGAAAATTCCGCTGCACGACATGCTCGTTCAGCTGCGGCACCGCAAGGTGAAAATGAAGCTGACGGCGCTCCCGGAGCGGGTGGCGTTCAAAATGTACCAAACGATGTTCGGCAATGTGACGCTCTATAAGCTGGCGACGAAATCGGCGTATTATTTGCAGAAGCCGCTTGTCCGAAACGGGTTCATCAAGGCGGGACCGCCGCCGCTCTCCGGCTGGACGCAGTCGCGGTTCATGCCGATGCTGCCGAAGCAGTCGTTCCGCGACAAGTGGGCGAAGCTGCAGGCGGAGCTGGCGGCCAAGAAGCCGGCTGCGTCCGGCGGCGCCGACGAAGCGAAAGGGGGCGGCGCGAAATGACTGCGCAGGACAAAGGCTTGATGGACGGCAAGGAAGCGTTCATGCAGCGCATCGCGTCCCGGCTCGGCCGCCCGGCTCCGCTTCAGGCGGCGCCGGAGCGGGCGTTTCGCGGCGTGCCGGACTTTTACAAGGAGAAGCGGCTCTCCGGCGGCGAGCTGGTCGAGACGTTCATCCGCAGCTGGACGGCGCTTACGGGCCAGGTGCTGATCGTGAACGAAGACAACGCGCCCGAAACGATCGGCGCGTACCTGCTGCAGGTTTGCGCCGAACTCGGCGTCACGCGTACGGCCAGATGGGACCATGCCGAGCTCGAAGCGCTCGGACTTGACGAGACGCTGCGCGGCGCGGGCATCGAATCGCTCGTCTGGCGCGAGGGCGGCGAGCGCGGGCTGCGGAAACGGGAGCTGCCGACGGGACAGGACGGCAATTGGGCGCGCCGGGAAGGGCTGCTGCAGGCGGCGGAGCAGTCGAAGCTCGGCATCGTCTGGCCGGACAGCGTCATCGCGAACACCGGTACGCTCGCGCTGTTCAGTGAAGGCAGCAAAGGCCGTTCGGTCAGCCTGCTGCCCGAGGTGCTGTTTGCCGTGTTCCGCGCCGATCAGCTCGTGACGCGGATGGGCGAAGCGTTCGCGAAGTTCAAGTCGCTTTATCCGCACGCTTCGGTCATGCCGTCGTCGCTCAACCTGATTACGGGTCCGAGCCGAAGCGCCGACATCGAGAACGACCTGACGATCGGCGTGCACGGTCCGGGCAAAGTGTACGCGGTCATCATTCAATAACATTTCATGAAGGCGGTGTTTGAAAATGGCGTTAACAGCTTCCGCGCAGGAACGGCTGAAGAAGATTGCGGAGCGGCTCGATTCGCGCAGCCCGCTGCAGCCGCTTGCGCCGCAGCGCGTGTGGGACGCCGGGCTGGAGAGCGAAATCGGCGCGCTGGAGAAGGAGCTCGGTGCGGCCGGCGGCACCAAAGCGGGCATCGCGCTGATTGCGGGGCTTTATTTGCGGAACGACAGCTTAAGCCGCTCCCATTCGTACGCGCAGGAGATCGAGGACGACGTCACCGGTGCCTACTGGCACGGGCTGATGCACCGGATGGAAGGCGACTACTGGAACTCGAAGTACTGGTTTCGCCGCGTCGGCAGTCATGCGGCGATGAAGAACGTCTGCGAACGGACGGCCGGTTACCTGCGCGGCGAAGCGAATCTGGATGCGCTCCCGGCAGGGGCTGTCCGGGATAAGCTCGGCAGCCTTGCGCAGGCGCGCTCCTGGGACGCGGCCCTGTTCGTCGACCTTGTCGAGCAGCAGGTGCAGGGCCGCGCGCCCGAAGCGGCCCGTTCCGTGCTTGAGGAGATTCAGCGCATCGAACTGTCCGAGCTGTATGCTTACACGCTGGGCAAAGCGTCCGAGTAGCACCGGCGGCGGCTGCCGGTGGACAAGCAAAGGCTGCCCGACAAGCCCCTTTGCGGCTCCGGGGCATAAGC
This genomic window from Paenibacillus humicola contains:
- the fumC gene encoding class II fumarate hydratase, translated to MTNTRTEKDSMGTIEVPAERMWGAQTQRSLQNFKIGTEKMPPALIRAFAYLKKGAALANKQLGKLEADKADAIAAAADEVLGGRWPDEFPLAVWQTGSGTQTNMNVNEVLARRAQQLLAEKGAAGARVHPNDDVNRSQSSNDTFPTAMHIAALLAVHDELLPAIGRLKATLQAKSEAFADVVKIGRTHLQDATPLTLGQEISGWVRMLDKGERNIRASSEELRELAIGGTAVGTGLNAHPEFGDRAAAAIGRLTGQTFVSASNKFQALTSHDELVFVHGAFKALAADLMKIANDVRWLASGPRSGIGEIRIPENEPGSSIMPGKVNPTQSEALTMVVCQVMGNDAAIGFAASQGNFELNVFKPVIIHNFLQSARLLADAIVSFDEHCAAGIEPNRETIARHVERSLMLVTALNPHIGYENAAAIAKAAHKEGLTLREAAIRSGLISADKFDEVVRPEEMIRPKA
- a CDS encoding aldolase catalytic domain-containing protein; protein product: MNSKTGHCKIVDCTIRDGGLVNNWDFSVEFVQHLYACLNDAGVDYMEVGYKNSPKLLKGAESAGPWRFLDDEFLRKVIPQKLNTKLSALVDVGRVDENDILPREQSLLDLIRVACYIQDVDKALELVQLFHDRGYETTLNIMALSNVMENQLEEAFEHIAASVVDVVYVVDSYGSLDPNDYTYLVDKFRKHLPNKRLGVHTHNNMQLAFANTLISAEKGVELLDASVYGMGRAAGNCPTELLVAHLKNTKYNVRPVLDMIEKYMIPLREKEEWGYIIPYMITGMLDEHPRSAMTLRDSADKDKCVDFYDKLTTPEVLHSK
- a CDS encoding FadR/GntR family transcriptional regulator; the encoded protein is MTFEKISSRKIYEQIADRLKQHILEGGWKRGDKLPSTKELSEQFQVGRSTMREALSALKAMGLIEIRQGEGCFVRSADPSELEMPSFAPLLLGKDAIFELMEARMALEAANASIAATRRTEEDLAAFRALLHSMQERLGDEAYGEAADIEFHRLMSKATHNSIMVRLLETISSQMEAAIRDARRIQLYGSKKVSVRLWEEHEAIFQAVEAENPARAESEMRSHLAHVERVLREYVQ
- a CDS encoding cytochrome P450, which codes for MLDADTKIWDDRAKAEWFREYNGELHADPYPFYAYLVQNEPLFYMEDRYIWVAARHEDVQTILKSPSFVREAANAVPDMQVQTPLPDWKPFVDLTANWMLFRDPPTHTRLRGLVSHAFTPRTMERLRPRIRSIADDLAAGLTAESGTPDLIEAFAFPLPVIVIAEMLGVPPEDRELFKGWSNTVAKLLDVTDQPPGFMTHAGQVIGDMTAYFRQLAAERRKQPREDMLSDLLAIQQNEDRLTEDELISNCILLLVAGHETTVNLIGNGALALLRHPEQQERLRLQPELIGSAVEEMLRFESPVQMTGRIAAEDVQIGGRTIRRGQFVNVMLGAANRDPAEFGGDSDRFDIARTPNRHLAFATGAHYCLGAPLARMEGEIALTALFRSLPGMKAADEAPSWRPNLVFRGLQQLRVHAE
- a CDS encoding (Fe-S)-binding protein is translated as MKVSLFITCLADQLYPEVGESVVRLLHDYGCEVDFPELQTCCGQPAFNSGYQDEAREVARNLIRAFEHSDYVVSPSGSCTGMVHHYYPYLFENEPEWKSKAEALIDKMYEFSQFIVRVLGVTDVGAAFPHKVTYHPSCHASRLLGVTEEPAELLGAVKGMEFVELPRKQDCCGFGGTFAVKMADMSEAMVCEKAACVCETGAEVLVGTDMGCLMNIGGRLNKEGRPVKVMHLAQLLEEGRRA
- a CDS encoding LutB/LldF family L-lactate oxidation iron-sulfur protein gives rise to the protein MAEGAVAGAAHDPAAAAIGSGLKKRTKEALANDFLRKAVAFTTDKLRSGKLNATDEFGDWEAWRERGRAIRQHTVSHLDYYLGQFADNVAANGGSVYFCEGADDAVRVFMEIARRKQAKLVAKGKSMVSEEIHLNHHLEEDGIEAIETDLGEYILQLAKETPSHLIIPAIHKNKRQIADLFEEDAGRPFEPDTKTLAAYAKQKLRNYFLEADIGLTGCNFGVAESGSITLVSNEGNGRMVSTLPKTHVVVMGMERLVPTFEDLEVVLNLLARSATGQKLTTYTSIVTGPRREGDLDGPEELHVIILDNGRSAQLGDPIFQDVLNCIRCAACLNVCPVYRQVGGHTYGSVYSGPIGAVLTPLLQQDMKEAGTLAYASSLCGACYEACPVKIPLHDMLVQLRHRKVKMKLTALPERVAFKMYQTMFGNVTLYKLATKSAYYLQKPLVRNGFIKAGPPPLSGWTQSRFMPMLPKQSFRDKWAKLQAELAAKKPAASGGADEAKGGGAK
- a CDS encoding LutC/YkgG family protein, with amino-acid sequence MTAQDKGLMDGKEAFMQRIASRLGRPAPLQAAPERAFRGVPDFYKEKRLSGGELVETFIRSWTALTGQVLIVNEDNAPETIGAYLLQVCAELGVTRTARWDHAELEALGLDETLRGAGIESLVWREGGERGLRKRELPTGQDGNWARREGLLQAAEQSKLGIVWPDSVIANTGTLALFSEGSKGRSVSLLPEVLFAVFRADQLVTRMGEAFAKFKSLYPHASVMPSSLNLITGPSRSADIENDLTIGVHGPGKVYAVIIQ